The nucleotide sequence CTCCATATCAACTCCCAAACACCCGTTGGCGTCATCCGCTATAAATCTGGAGGAACCATGGCCGCCGCGCAAAAATTCACCATCAAGGTAAAAGGAAAACAAAGCCACGGCGCCCGCCCCTGGTCGGGAGTCGACCCCATATTGATCAGTGCCAAGATCATCGACGGGCTACAGACCATTATCAGCCGTGAAGCCGAACTCACCAACGAGGCAGCCGTTATCACCGTAGGAAAGATCACAAGCGGTGTTCGCTTCAACATCATTCCGGAAGATGCTGAAATGATCGGCACCATACGTACGCTTGATTACGACATGAAAAGCTTTATCAACAAACGTATGGAAGAAATGGTGCCCGCTATCGCAAAGGCCTATGGCGGTGATGCCACCATTGAAATTGTAGACGCAACGGAAATCACTTACAACGACCCCGACCTGGTTACACAAATGCTCCCCACCTTGAACAGAGTGGCGGGCGAACACAATGTACAGACCCAAAAAGCCGTTACAGGAGCTGAAGATTTCTCTTATTTCCAAAAGGAAGTCCCTGGGTTCTTTTTCTTTTTAGGAGGAATGACCCCTGGAAATACAGCGTCGTTTCCACACCACACCCCCGATTTCATCATTGATGATAGTGGTTTGCTACTAGGTGTTAAAGCCTTGACGGAAATAAGTATCGATTATCTTAACAAGCAATAACTTAAAATACTCAACTTAAATTATCAATTTAAACACACCGTTACTACTTATGAGCCAAATTCTCGACACTTTACAGGCCATTCCTTGGTGGGGATGGCTTTTGATCATTCTTGTTTTAGTGAGTATTCGCGACATATTTTTTCAACGTTCCCACACCATTTCACACAATTTTCCGATTGTCGGACATTTACGTTATTGGCTCGAAAGCATAGGGCCCGAAATGCGTCAATATTTTGTGGCCAATAACCGTGAAGAACTTCCTTTCAACCGTATCGAAAGAGGATGGATATACGCTTCCGCCAAAAAAGAGAACAACTACGAAGGCTTTGGTACCGATCGGGACATCTACGCCCATCAGCACATTTTCGTAAAGAACCAGATGATGGCCTACAAGGTTCCCGAAGGCCATATCAATGCCATCGACAAAACCTTTGTTCCCTGCGCCAAGGTCATGGGCGCCTACAACAACAGACGGAAGCCTTTTCGGCCCAAGTCCATCATCAACGTATCGGCAATGAGTTTTGGTTCATTATCGGCCGCGGCCATTGAAGCGATGAACAAAGGGGTGGCCAAGTCGGGCGCCTATCACAATACCGGCGAAGGCGGACTTTCATCTTACCACAAGCAGGGCGGCGATGTCATTTTCCATTTTGGAACGGGCTATTTTGGTGTACGTACGCCTGATGGTAATTTTTCCATGGAAAAAATGAAAAAACTCGTAGAGGAAAACCCCAGTATAAAAGCCATAGAAATCAAATTATCACAGGGGGCCAAACCGGGAAAAGGCGGTGTATTGCCCGGAGCTAAGATAACCCAGGAACTCGCCGATATACGCGGTGTGGAAGTCGGCAAGGACGTACTCTCGCCCGCCACCCATAAGGCGTTCAACAACGTAACGGAACTTCTACAGCTTATCGAGGACATCGCGGAAGAAACCGGATTGCCCGTAGGCGTCAAGGGAGCCATCGGGAAATTGGACCAATGGGAAGAACTGGCC is from Zobellia galactanivorans and encodes:
- a CDS encoding amidohydrolase, coding for MKKLFIGLLLYFGLTLPTLAQKFEKDYKAIESKVIEWRREIHQNPELSNREFKTAEKIAEHLTALGIEVQTGVAHTGVVGILRGKKPGKVVALRADIDALPVLERNNLPFKSTVTADFKGEQVPVMHACGHDTHTAILMGVAEILSKHTDKIKGTVKFIFQPAEEGPPPGEEGGALLMVKEGVLKNPDVDAIFGLHINSQTPVGVIRYKSGGTMAAAQKFTIKVKGKQSHGARPWSGVDPILISAKIIDGLQTIISREAELTNEAAVITVGKITSGVRFNIIPEDAEMIGTIRTLDYDMKSFINKRMEEMVPAIAKAYGGDATIEIVDATEITYNDPDLVTQMLPTLNRVAGEHNVQTQKAVTGAEDFSYFQKEVPGFFFFLGGMTPGNTASFPHHTPDFIIDDSGLLLGVKALTEISIDYLNKQ
- a CDS encoding FMN-binding glutamate synthase family protein encodes the protein MSQILDTLQAIPWWGWLLIILVLVSIRDIFFQRSHTISHNFPIVGHLRYWLESIGPEMRQYFVANNREELPFNRIERGWIYASAKKENNYEGFGTDRDIYAHQHIFVKNQMMAYKVPEGHINAIDKTFVPCAKVMGAYNNRRKPFRPKSIINVSAMSFGSLSAAAIEAMNKGVAKSGAYHNTGEGGLSSYHKQGGDVIFHFGTGYFGVRTPDGNFSMEKMKKLVEENPSIKAIEIKLSQGAKPGKGGVLPGAKITQELADIRGVEVGKDVLSPATHKAFNNVTELLQLIEDIAEETGLPVGVKGAIGKLDQWEELADLMEKTGKGPDFITVDGGEGGTGAAPPSFADHVSLPWVYGFSSLYKVFLKRKLTDRIVFIGSGKLGFPAKAAMAFAMGVDCINVAREAMMSIGCIQAQVCHTNRCPAGVATQNKWLQKGIDIPLKSDRLAQYFMTFRKEFLEITHASGYEHPCQYTMDDIQLNVDDNDLSRSLASAYGYNKTKVPFENMQKLYDCIYLGGKHCENTKE